The genomic DNA gagagaagagagaggagagagagtttgGCTTGTTCATAAAGCTAGGAATTTTTGCAAATGTCACAAGATTCTGAGGGGATAAAGACGATTGAGCAGTGGAGATGGTCCGAAATGCAAGGCCTTGAGCTGCTGCCGGATGCTGCCGATCCTTTTAAAACCAACCCAGCAGCAAACCCAGCAACCCCATCTAACCCACCAGCAACAACATCAACTCCACAAAGGGCGGAGAGAATGGAGAGCTCCGAGCCCAGGAAGGACTCCACCGGCGGCGGCGAAAAGCCGGAGTCTTTACCCGCAGTTCAGTTCAAAGAACTCTTCAGATTCGCTGATGGGTTGGATTACGTTCTGATGGCAATTGGATCAGTTGGAGCTCTCGTGCATGGCTGCTCTCTCCCCATTTTTCTCCGGTTCTTCGCCAATCTTGTTAATTCTTTTGGCTCGAATGCAAACGACATGGATAAGATGATGCACGAGGTTTTGAAGGTACTGTATGAAACGAAACGAAATCTTAGCATGTTGTTATGAATGTGGTGATCGAATCAAAACTCCATTTTTTTACTGACTTTTTGGGATTGTGAATTTTTTGCAGTACGCATTGTACTTTCTGGTGGTTGGAGCTGCCGTATGGGCGGGTTCATGGGCCGGTGAGCTTTTAACCGTTGGCTTTTTTAAAAGTTTGGGTTTTCGTTTCGGGGTTTTTTGCTAATGCGAGGACTGAggacatttttctaaatttgggTTGCAGAGATTTCTTGTTGGATGTGGACCGGAGAGCGGCAGTCAACCAAGATGAGGATCAAGTACCTTGAGGCTGCTCTGAGCCAGGACATTCAGTACTTTGACACGGAGGTTCGAACTTCGGACGTCGTTTTCGCAATCAACACCGATACAGTGATGGTCCAGGACGCCATTAGTGAGAAGGTGAAGCAAGCAGAATGCTCGAAACTTTGCTTGAAAATTCAAGTTGGTAAATTTGGTTCTCATTTGGGATTGGGTTTTTTGTGCAGTTGGGTAATTTCATTCACTATATGGCAACATTTGTGTCTGGATTCGTGGTGGGTTTTACTGCTGTGTGGCAATTAGCACTTGTCACACTTGCTGTTGTTCCGCTGATAGCGGTGATCGGAGGCATTCATACCACCGCATTAGGCAAAATCTCAGGCAAGAGCCAAGAAGCTCTTTCACAAGCAGGACACACGGTGGAACAGGTGAGAAAATGTATCTTCCTATTAGCTCATCTCCATTTCCGAGTTTCGATTTTTACTGGATTTGTGGAAAATTTGAGCAGTTTTTGCACATGGGGTTTAGCTGATTTGTAGCCAAATTGCAGACTGTAGCTCAAATTCGAGTTGTTTTGTCGTATGTTGGGGAATCGAGAGCGCTACAAGCATACTCCTCGGCATTGAAGGTGGCTCAGAAGCTTGGTTACAAAAGTGGATTTGCTAAAGGAATGGGACTCGGAGCGACTTACTTTGTAGTTTTCTGCTGTTATGCACTTCTTCTATGGTATGGAGGTTATCTTGTTAGGCACCACTTCACCAACGGCGGTCTTGCCATCGCTACCATGTTTGCTGTCATGCTAGGTGGAATGTAAGTGCTGTGTTGTGTTCGtattagtgtaaaaatgttttATTAGTTAAGATACTGTTTGCTCATGATTCACTTTGATCAACAGAGGATTGGGACAGTCTGTACCAAGCATGGGCGCATTTGTGAAGGCTAAAGTTGCAGCTGCGaagattttcaaaattattgatCACAAACCGGGCATGGACCGCAATAGTGAATCAGGAGTGGAATTAGAGTCTGTTACTGGACTAGTTGAGCTGAAAAATGTAGATTTTTCCTACCCTTCGAGGCAGGATGTTCGAATCCTCAACAATTTCTCGCTGAATGTTCCGGCTGGAAAGACCATTGCTTTGGTTGGTAGCAGTGGCTCTGGTAAGAGCACTGTGGTCTCCCTCATTGAGAGGTTTTATGATCCTTCCTCAGGTAAATAATCCAGTCATTTCACTTCCAATGTCTTTGTTCCAAATCCAAATACAAGTTAATGTTGTTCCCGAGTTCATCTAGTTCAATGTGGGCATGTATTTTGGTTTACAAATCGATTGTTATATGAAACAGGACAAGTGCTGCTAGATGGACATGACATAAAGACGTTGAAACTAAAGTGGCTGAGGCAGCAAATTGGGCTTGTGAGTCAAGAACCAGCTCTGTTTGCTACCACCATTAAAGAAAACATACTTTTGGGGCGGCCTGATGCCGACCAGGTTGAGATCGAAGAAGCCGCCAGAGTTGCCAATGCCCATTCATTTATTATCAAACTTCCTGACGGTTTTGATACTCAGGTCAGCTAATTAAGAGAGTAAGATATAATTATCATTTCACAAATTAGCAAGGTTCAAGGCCGAATCTGAACCCCCTCTGAGATACTTGTCCGATACCCGAAACAATTAGCATTGTTTAGAACGTCCACCCATTCAGCACTTAAAATCTCTTAATTTGAGAGCCTAAACTGATGtaaaatttgaagtttggatcTGGAGTGAAAGGAGCCAGATTCAGGTCAAAATCTGGTGGCATATACTTGATTGCTTCTACTATATTATTAAAAGACGCATTGGTTTATTTGGTCAACAAACAAGACCCAACTTTAtctttagggtttttttttgttttttgtttttttttttaatttattaattttaaataaaagtcaaTGTGGGGAAGCGTTTGGTCATGTCTGCATATTGTAGAAAGTAACATGGTGCAGTCAACAATACATGTGCAGGAATCAGTAAGGATTGGCATATCCATGGTGAAACATTGACTGAATAAATATAGTAAGTACAAGACAAACGAAGAAAAACGAAGTTTGAATCCCCCTCCCcataaattagagtagtttagaatgccgtcctgaaagaaaaaaaaaaaaaaagtacttatTTGTCCGTGATTAAAGATTATAAAAGGTGTAAAGAAACTAAATTATGTAATGAGCCTAATGATTGTGATTTTGAAGATTAAATAGATAATAATTTGAACATAACAAGTGGCTAAAGCCTGCTgaaatttttcatttctttttataCATTATGTGTGGGATTAAATAAGAATGATCGAATTAATGGAAAAACTGAACGTAGGTGTAAAATTATATGCAAATTAATGATAAGTTGAAAATGGCAGGTAGGGGAGAGAGGACTACAATTGTCTGGAGGACAGAAGCAGAGAATAGCCATAGCAAGGGCGATGTTGAAAAACCCAGCAATCCTGCTATTAGACGAGGCAACGAGTGCATTGGACTCTGAGTCGGAAAAGCTGGTGCAAGAAGCCCTTGACCGGTTTATGATTGGAAGGACAACTCTTGTCATTGCCCATCGCCTATCAACCATTCGCAAAGCTGACCTTGTAGCTGTACTCCAACAAGGAAGTGTTTCTGAAATTGGAACCCATGATGAACTTTTCTCGAAAGGAGAAAACGGTGTCTATGCCAAGCTCATCCGGATGCAAGAGATGGCACACGAAACTGCTCTCAACAATGCGAGAAAGAGTAGCGCAAGGTAGGATCCACACATTGTCGATTCAGTATTGTTTCTTGAACATTTAATTATCTCTTTTGTAAATGGATAGTTTAAAGCTTGACAAATAGATATGCTTATCACGGTTCTTCATTTTGCAGGCCTTCTAGTGCCAGAAACTCTGTAAGCTCACCTATAATTGCCAGAAATTCCTCATATGGTCGATCACCATACTCACGACGGCTATCGGACTTTTCTACTTCTGATTTTAGTTTCTCCCTTGATGCCTCATATCCCAATTACCGGCTCGAAAAACTACAGTTCAAGGAGCAAGCTAGTTCCTTCTGGCGCCTTGCTAAAATGAACTCTCCTGAGTGGGTTTACGCTTTATTTGGTTCAGTTGGATCTGTTGTTTGTGGTTCTCTAAGTGCTTTCTTTTCATATGTTCTAAGTGCTGTCCTCAGTGTTTACTACAACCCGGACCATGCCTACATgatcaaacaaattaataagTACTGTTACTTGTTAATTGGACTTTCATCAGCTGCACTTATCTTCAACACATTACAACATTTCTTTTGGGATATTGTGGGAGAAAACCTCACAAAACGAGTGAGGGAAAAAATGCTGACAGCagttttgaaaaatgaaatggCGTGGTTTGATCAGGAGGAAAATGAGAGTGCCAGGATTTCAGCAAGGCTGGCTCTTGATGCTAACAATGTCAGATCAGCCATTGGAGACAGGATTTCTGTGATTGTACAGAACACAGCACTCATGCTTGTTGCTTGCACTGCGGGATTTGTTTTGCAATGGCGCCTTACCCTTGTCCTCATAGCAGTCTTTCCTTTTGTTGTTGCAGCCACAGTTTTGCaggtattttttcttttcttaatagTTCATCGCACATGCGTTAGAAATCATTGGAAACTTATCGAATCTCGCCACCACATTCAGACTAGACATTTAATTGGGGGAAACACATACACAGTCTACTCTAGTGAAAATTGAGGCATGTTTTACTCTTTTCCCTGATAGATTATCTATTGACACGGTCATGTAATTTACTGGTTCTTTTGTTGAATTTGTAACAGAAATTGTTCATGACGGGTTTCTCGGGAGACCTTGAAGCAGCACATGCCAAGGCCACCCAACTAGCTGGGGAGGCCATAGCCAATGTAAGGACTGTTGCTGCATTCAATTCAGAGGGAAAAATTGTTGGTCTTTTCTCCAGAAACCTCCAGATTCCACTACGCCGGTGCTTTTGGAAGGGCCAGATTGCCGGAAGTGGATTTGGGATAGCTCAGTTTGCACTTTATGCTTCCTATGCTCTAGGTCTTTGGTATGCTTCCTGGCTGGTGAAGCATGGAATCTCCGACTTCTCAAAGACAATCCGAGTTTTCGTGGTCCTCATGGTGTCTGCAAATGGTGCAGCAGAAACATTAACCCTGGCACCTGACTTTATCAATGGTGGTCGAGCCATGCGATCAGTGTTTGAACTCCTTGACCGCAAAACTGAAATTGAACCTGATGATCCAGATGCTACTGTAGTCACTGATCGTCTGCGTGGAGAAATTGAATTGAAGCATGTAGACTTCACTTACCCTACTCGCCCTGATGTCCCTGTTTTCCGTGACCTCTCCCTTCGTGCCCGAGCAGGCAAGACTCTTGCCCTTGTTGGTCCTAGTGGATGCGGTAAGAGCTCAGTCATTGCACTGATACAGCGATTCTATGACCCAACATCAGGACGAGTTCTGATTGATGGGAAGGATATTCGAAAATATAATCTGAAGTCCCTAAGAAGGCACATTGCCGTGGTTCCCCAGGAGCCATGCCTCTTTGCTACAACTATATACGAAAATATTGCTTATGGACACGAGTCAGCAACTGAGGCTGAGATCATTGAAGCTGCAAACCTGGCTAACGCTCACAAGTTCATATCTGCATTGCCGGAGGGTTACAAAACATTTGTTGGGGAACGGGGAGTTCAGTTATCTGGAGGACAGAAACAAAGAGTTGCAATTGCTAGGGCTTTATTGAGGAAGGCAGAGGTTATGCTTCTTGATGAGGCAACAAGCGCACTTGATGCTGAATCGGAGAGATCTATTCAAGAGGCACTAGAGCGTGCTTGCTCGGGAAAAACCACAATTGTGGTTGCACATAGACTATCGACCATCAGAAATGCTCATGTCATTGCTGTGATTGATGATGGAAAGGTGGCAGAGCAAGGATCCCACTCCCATCTATTGAAAAATTACCCGGATGGGTGTTACGCGCGCATGATACAGCTACAAAGATTCACCCACACCCAAGCCATCGGAATTGCATCAGGTTCAAGTTCATCAGTAAAACCCcgagaagaggaagaaagagaaggaaagtagGGTGAAGTCACATACCAGTAAAGAGGAGTATATCCCCGCATACCCCCTCTGatattttgtttctgtttttgtttttctgtttttggtaTAGTATATGTATTAACTTTCTTCTTCCCCCTATTTTTACCATATATGTTCTTCTACCCTTATGAatctttgaagaaaataataGTTGAATACTTACCTTGAGAGAAATCGAGATGATTAACCAACCCTGCAAGAGATTCTTAGCTATCCCCCGGTTGTATATTCTCTCGAGTCAAGATCACGTACAAGATAATAGTTAGATAAACACAATGAGATATACAACCAGTTACGTAGCAGATTCTCACTAGCCCTACTTTTTGAAACATGGTGACAACTTGACGTGCAAACCTACATGCGTGCATGCTTTAATTGTCAAACAAATCGTGCCTGGAATCCAATTGGAGTTCACAATAATGGTGAGCACTCCTACAATTTGAGTGTGACTTGGATAAAGTGTGTTGGAATTCCATCACTGTCCAACACTAGTCGCATGGAAAATGGGTGTAATGGTCTCGGATGTAGACCTGCGACTCGGATAAAAGACATGTTAGGCTTTTGATAAGTTACACATCACTGTCCAAACTTTGAACATGATTGGTTCATTCGTCCACGGCGACATGAAATAGTCCTATCCAGTCCAGTCCTCATCTCGATAGGGCAAATACATATGTATGTGACGGAGCTTGTGGGGGACAAAATTATTTGAGTTATTTGATGCCCATGTGCATGAGTTTAATGACAGAGAAATGGGAGGGAGATTGaataaaagatgaaaaaaatggACAGAGACCCAAAAGGTGGAGTGAATGATTACTTCAAATTAGTGGATGGTAGTGGACAAAGCCTGTGAGATAAAGAGGATGGATGTATGGCATTAGAAAATGACATGGTAATCTGAGAGATTTTGGTGTTTGATTTGTAGGTACTATGTGTGTGAGAGTGGGTCACTAACTAATCTCTTTGTCTCAAGGAAATATATAGGGATATGAGTGGCCATAGATGGAACAATAACCTACGTGAATCGATGACGTTAAGGTTGAAGTGTTCTAAGCAAATTATGGATTACTATCTGAGACATTTAAAACAAGTGACGTCGTATTATTAGTTAAGATATTTAAAATAAGTGGCGTCGTATTATTAGTTCAAGATGTCATTGTGACGAGGGTATCTTTCTCCAAAGGAATTGTGTGCCACGCGTCCAAAAACCGAAAGGAGAAAAACCAATTTtgagaagaaaggaaaaattCCATCTTAAAAAGGCAATAAGAGGATAATGTGCGgttactagagaagcacaacgaAGTAGTGATACCACTAGGGTGATGTCGTAATGCCCCATCTTGCGAATCCTTcgtctttcattttttttattttttttatttttaaaagggaCCAGATGGTGGTTTCGTCACGGTAGTCCATCATCCCTGAGGCCGAGAAGATTCATAAAGGCACTTCATCTCAAGTCATATTTGGCTTAAACAAGGCATGATCAGATTAAGTTGGTCAAGAGAAAATGATTCAATCTCAagaaatcatttaaatattCAATGTTCGTCAAAACTAGAGAGCGATACTAAACTAGCATTATTAAAGTAGAAAATTGTTTTTCGCGCACTCATTTGGTCCTTCTgcatgtctttttttttctttattttttcttttttttcggattttcaagtaataaattaaaaaaaaaacaaatgaaaatgatttgaaaactttgagttttaacgataagaacaaaataaagggtaaagtaaatagtaccataattgaatttttaatgtaaaaatgtagtttgtcgttaaagtgaacagtaccggaaacatttcattaaagtttcttaaatttaaagaaaatcggCAACAAAAATTAAGAGAGATGTGCGAAGGAGAAAAAGAATGTTTAGATATTACATCATCTAAAGTAATTTGAAgtcaaatttaaacaaatattgGCTAGCATTGTTGGAGATGCTTAAGCCTGCCttgctttatttatttaccatgaataattttgttttcatatccTCCACTTTTGGGATAGTGGAAACAGCACACACTGCTTTTTCATATCCCTTGTCTGAAACAGAAATGGAAAAAGTGAAAGACAAATAGAAGACACAGGAATGCCAGAAGCATAAATGATTATCCTCCTCAGGTTGGAATACAGCAATGTTTCCTCTCAATTAGAAAgtaactcaaaacaagttcagaaTTAAAGGACAAACACAAAAGCCAGAAAAGGTGGGTATGCTTTGACTATAGGGCTAGTAGAATAATGAGGCCATGCTTCTTGTTTGGGATAGAGTCACTCAGATCCTTCCACAAAATTTACTTAAGAGTCATCATTTGCTGTTGGTGCTGGTCGGAAAAGGGAGAGAGACTTGGCCTTGGCCACGGGGGGCCGGGATATGCCAACAACATCAATATTATCcacaacttggtaattaccacttgCATAATCTATCAAGTGTgaaattttatcacaaaaagctTGGGTGTTAATTGGAGTggggttaggatatttaaactcttcttttcttaGAAATACGGTCAATGTGGGATATTTcaaccactgttctaaaaatccccgtcTAGCGCCGCCTAGGCCCATCCTAGGCGCGGCGCTAGGCGGTTAGTCACcaccccgattaatgcctaggtatttgaaaattaagaaagagcaCCTAGGCACCCGGCtcggttgcaactcacttagacaaaatagtaaactttcattttgtattttatttttttcaataaattgtaagagacttgttgcatacttaaatgaacacacattatatgcatgttcctcatgtttttcattatgttccaatacttcataatgtatatgtcattttattttgtagtttatgataaaattatatatattttaagtataggcacacacttatttacatgaaatataatacatttaattaaatccgcTTAGTCCACCGCCCGACTAgcacctagcgtcttttagaaccttgatttcAATACACCCCCTCACGTGGGACCCAATTAGTGGATCACACGTGGAAGATCCATACAGATAATAACCACATAGAGCCAAGGGGATTCACCCCACACGTAAGGCCCCATCACATGGTAGTACGGGTTCAtccttgctctgataccatgtagaattatcagagaagCGGACCGAAGACCCCACCAATGGCGCCTTCAGTGTTAAATCCGATGGGAGCTTAAGACAAagatgagaaaaagaaagaaagatctCCAACAACACAGATATTGTCCAACTTGATAATTACTGCCTGCACAATCTGTCAAGTGTGGGGTTTTGTCACAAAAGCCCTCGGTGTTAGTTGGAGTTGGATTAGGATATTTAAATTCTTCTTTTCTCAGATATACAATCGATTGTTGTTGAAGGGAAGGGATtgacgtcgaccgccatctgcttttccggaaatttcaactttcctttctcgatccaactttgaattgtgtcccggaatacaacacaattattggttgcatgcttattagaattatgatacttgcagtatatctttccctttaattcatcggccttagggatagtatgtcccggccgaagcttgatgatttttgctgccaataattgatcgaaaattgcatcagctttggtgatattGAAAGTGTATACTTTCGATGACTTACTCATTTCCTCGGCAGCCGAACGGGTTTTGGTGTCTTTGGAACTTACTTGAGCCAAAGCCTTGCAGACGTAGAGTTTATCTATTACTATCTCGGCCGCATCTACACTAGCATACTGAAGATCCTCACTTTCGGCCAAtgcatagctaaccgtgggattcttatacaacgtcccccgggatggtgactttgatatcttttcttctcggagcagataatcatactgttcaacgtgttgagcaagttcgtacatatctcgaatatttgcccccagaaactttttttttgtattccacgtccaaTCCGTTGAGAGCGATTCTGACGAattccacttcggggagtggtactcggcaccaattcatGGTCGACTTAAACCTcgttaggtattccattggagattcgtcggatgcttgagccatcctggccaacgatgatacggacatctccatccctggccgatagaattgttcatggaacttctcgactaactcttcccaactctgcacggagttgggcgggagattaatgtaccaggcaaaagctgagcctgtcagtgaaaagt from Pyrus communis chromosome 17, drPyrComm1.1, whole genome shotgun sequence includes the following:
- the LOC137722571 gene encoding ABC transporter B family member 1, giving the protein MSQDSEGIKTIEQWRWSEMQGLELLPDAADPFKTNPAANPATPSNPPATTSTPQRAERMESSEPRKDSTGGGEKPESLPAVQFKELFRFADGLDYVLMAIGSVGALVHGCSLPIFLRFFANLVNSFGSNANDMDKMMHEVLKYALYFLVVGAAVWAGSWAEISCWMWTGERQSTKMRIKYLEAALSQDIQYFDTEVRTSDVVFAINTDTVMVQDAISEKLGNFIHYMATFVSGFVVGFTAVWQLALVTLAVVPLIAVIGGIHTTALGKISGKSQEALSQAGHTVEQTVAQIRVVLSYVGESRALQAYSSALKVAQKLGYKSGFAKGMGLGATYFVVFCCYALLLWYGGYLVRHHFTNGGLAIATMFAVMLGGIGLGQSVPSMGAFVKAKVAAAKIFKIIDHKPGMDRNSESGVELESVTGLVELKNVDFSYPSRQDVRILNNFSLNVPAGKTIALVGSSGSGKSTVVSLIERFYDPSSGQVLLDGHDIKTLKLKWLRQQIGLVSQEPALFATTIKENILLGRPDADQVEIEEAARVANAHSFIIKLPDGFDTQVGERGLQLSGGQKQRIAIARAMLKNPAILLLDEATSALDSESEKLVQEALDRFMIGRTTLVIAHRLSTIRKADLVAVLQQGSVSEIGTHDELFSKGENGVYAKLIRMQEMAHETALNNARKSSARPSSARNSVSSPIIARNSSYGRSPYSRRLSDFSTSDFSFSLDASYPNYRLEKLQFKEQASSFWRLAKMNSPEWVYALFGSVGSVVCGSLSAFFSYVLSAVLSVYYNPDHAYMIKQINKYCYLLIGLSSAALIFNTLQHFFWDIVGENLTKRVREKMLTAVLKNEMAWFDQEENESARISARLALDANNVRSAIGDRISVIVQNTALMLVACTAGFVLQWRLTLVLIAVFPFVVAATVLQKLFMTGFSGDLEAAHAKATQLAGEAIANVRTVAAFNSEGKIVGLFSRNLQIPLRRCFWKGQIAGSGFGIAQFALYASYALGLWYASWLVKHGISDFSKTIRVFVVLMVSANGAAETLTLAPDFINGGRAMRSVFELLDRKTEIEPDDPDATVVTDRLRGEIELKHVDFTYPTRPDVPVFRDLSLRARAGKTLALVGPSGCGKSSVIALIQRFYDPTSGRVLIDGKDIRKYNLKSLRRHIAVVPQEPCLFATTIYENIAYGHESATEAEIIEAANLANAHKFISALPEGYKTFVGERGVQLSGGQKQRVAIARALLRKAEVMLLDEATSALDAESERSIQEALERACSGKTTIVVAHRLSTIRNAHVIAVIDDGKVAEQGSHSHLLKNYPDGCYARMIQLQRFTHTQAIGIASGSSSSVKPREEEEREGK